A genomic region of Luteibacter aegosomatissinici contains the following coding sequences:
- a CDS encoding alpha/beta hydrolase family protein, whose translation MKLRFAALALALAAGPVVAADADTTATHPFSIRDLVMMDRVGDPQLSPDGRYALFAVRATDYAANKGVTSLYVMDLDKPPQAVKVIEKGSSARWAPDGRSIYYVAPKDGTAQVFHRAFDAGQGGKGLALTVAAGDAITDAPLDVNAYKVSPDGSKILLSYEVFTDCADLSCTKERLDGREKDKSTGTVYDKLFVRHWDTWADGRRAQLYIADAKATSQPVLLSKGIDGDVPSKPFGSEDEFTFSPDGKTVFFDARIAGKTEPWSTNFDIFSVPADGSANPTNLTAENQAWDANPLVSPDGKTLYYTAMKEPGSEADRFGIWALDLASGSKHEVDPQWDRSAGTLQISADGKTLYTTTDDNGQHPLFAIDAATGKVTTLVTDGSVSAFAIGDKRILLSRDDLKRPADLYTADLKGKGLKQITHYNAKRMKAAQVGEPEFFTFMGWNNETVQGYVVKPVGYKKGKTYPVAFIIHGGPQGAMTNSWSYRWNAQTYAGQGFAVVTVNFHGSTGYGQAFTDAISGDWGGKPLEDLKAGWSAALQKYSFLDGNRACALGASYGGYMVYWMAGNWNQPWKCFVDHDGVFDARAMYYDTEELWFEEKENGGTQYDHPENYERFNPINHVKDWRVPMLIVHSGHDFRIPDTQGLGAFTALQRRGIPSKLLHFPDENHWVLKPQNSVQWHETVNAWLKQWTSTAGVAQ comes from the coding sequence ATGAAACTCCGCTTTGCCGCGCTTGCGCTCGCGTTGGCCGCCGGCCCCGTGGTGGCGGCCGATGCCGACACCACGGCCACCCACCCTTTCTCCATCCGCGACCTGGTCATGATGGACCGGGTGGGCGACCCGCAGCTTTCGCCGGATGGCCGCTATGCGCTATTCGCGGTGCGCGCCACCGATTACGCGGCGAACAAGGGCGTGACCTCCCTGTATGTCATGGACCTGGATAAGCCGCCCCAGGCGGTCAAGGTCATCGAGAAGGGGTCATCTGCTCGTTGGGCGCCTGATGGTAGATCCATCTACTACGTGGCGCCTAAGGATGGCACCGCGCAGGTGTTCCACCGCGCCTTTGATGCGGGACAGGGCGGCAAGGGTCTGGCCTTGACCGTGGCGGCGGGCGATGCCATCACCGATGCACCGCTGGATGTGAACGCCTACAAGGTCTCCCCCGATGGCTCGAAGATCCTCCTGAGCTACGAGGTCTTCACCGACTGCGCCGACCTCAGCTGCACGAAAGAGCGCCTGGACGGCCGTGAAAAGGACAAGTCCACCGGCACCGTCTACGACAAGCTGTTCGTTCGCCACTGGGATACCTGGGCTGACGGCCGCCGCGCCCAGCTCTACATCGCCGACGCCAAGGCCACCTCGCAGCCCGTACTGCTGAGCAAGGGCATCGATGGCGACGTGCCGAGCAAGCCGTTCGGCAGCGAAGATGAGTTCACCTTCTCGCCCGATGGCAAGACCGTGTTCTTCGATGCCCGCATCGCCGGCAAGACCGAACCCTGGTCCACCAACTTCGATATCTTCAGCGTGCCCGCGGATGGCTCGGCCAACCCCACCAACCTCACCGCTGAAAACCAGGCCTGGGACGCCAACCCACTGGTCTCGCCCGATGGCAAGACCCTCTACTACACGGCCATGAAGGAGCCGGGTTCGGAAGCCGACCGCTTCGGTATCTGGGCCCTTGACCTGGCCAGCGGTAGCAAGCACGAAGTGGACCCGCAGTGGGACCGCTCCGCTGGCACCCTGCAGATCTCTGCCGACGGCAAGACCCTCTACACAACCACCGATGACAACGGCCAGCACCCGCTGTTCGCCATCGATGCCGCCACCGGCAAGGTCACAACCCTGGTCACCGATGGCAGCGTCAGCGCCTTCGCCATCGGCGACAAGAGGATCCTGCTCTCGCGCGATGACCTGAAGCGCCCGGCCGATCTCTACACGGCGGACCTGAAGGGCAAGGGTCTCAAGCAGATCACCCACTACAACGCCAAGCGCATGAAGGCCGCCCAGGTCGGCGAGCCCGAGTTCTTCACCTTCATGGGCTGGAACAACGAAACCGTGCAGGGCTACGTGGTCAAGCCGGTCGGCTACAAGAAGGGCAAGACCTACCCGGTCGCCTTCATCATCCATGGCGGCCCGCAGGGTGCCATGACCAATAGCTGGAGCTACCGCTGGAACGCGCAGACCTACGCCGGCCAGGGCTTTGCCGTGGTCACGGTCAACTTCCACGGTTCCACCGGTTACGGTCAGGCTTTCACCGATGCGATTTCGGGTGACTGGGGCGGTAAGCCGCTCGAAGACCTGAAGGCCGGCTGGAGCGCCGCCCTGCAGAAGTACAGCTTCCTCGACGGCAACCGTGCGTGCGCCCTCGGCGCCAGCTACGGCGGCTACATGGTCTACTGGATGGCCGGCAACTGGAACCAGCCGTGGAAGTGCTTCGTCGACCACGATGGCGTCTTCGATGCACGCGCCATGTACTACGACACCGAAGAGCTCTGGTTTGAAGAAAAAGAAAACGGTGGCACGCAGTACGATCACCCGGAAAACTACGAGCGCTTCAACCCGATCAACCACGTGAAGGACTGGCGCGTGCCGATGCTCATCGTGCATAGCGGTCACGATTTCCGCATCCCGGATACCCAGGGCCTGGGCGCCTTCACGGCGCTCCAGCGTCGTGGTATCCCCAGCAAGCTGCTGCACTTCCCGGATGAGAACCACTGGGTGCTCAAGCCGCAGAACAGCGTGCAGTGGCATGAGACGGTGAATGCGTGGCTTAAGCAGTGGACATCTACTGCTGGAGTTGCGCAGTAA
- a CDS encoding glycosyltransferase, protein MSTPVAAITLEFRSPSRTVRCVRAMLAEGVARVLVVDNSEDGGESAARLREAFVGDARVLVHVNPTNLGFARGVNGGLALLREEAWRGRVLLINNDATLVPGALASLGRTLDLEPRAALAYPEICHAGKSLTLVYYQRATGLLSPSPLAGSFPYVSGCCMLLSSQTAASDVFDETFFMYGEDVEFSYRLARHGRPVAFAAGAQVDHVGAGASGLGSVFYETHMVAAHVILARRLARRGFERGIFLSGRVVFLTLRASLRSLRYRSWVPWRALSDGWALGQRALTAVDSNQSRDHPPAN, encoded by the coding sequence GTGAGCACGCCAGTGGCCGCGATCACGCTGGAATTCCGCAGCCCGTCAAGGACTGTGCGTTGCGTCCGTGCAATGCTCGCCGAAGGTGTCGCACGCGTACTCGTAGTCGATAATTCGGAAGATGGCGGTGAAAGTGCGGCGCGCTTGCGCGAGGCATTCGTTGGTGACGCCAGGGTACTCGTGCATGTCAACCCGACCAATCTCGGTTTCGCTCGTGGGGTAAACGGTGGGCTTGCGCTGCTTCGCGAAGAAGCATGGCGGGGACGGGTCCTCCTGATCAACAACGACGCGACGTTAGTACCTGGCGCGCTTGCCTCGTTGGGGCGCACCCTGGATTTGGAGCCACGCGCAGCGTTGGCCTATCCGGAGATTTGCCACGCCGGTAAATCGCTGACGCTGGTTTATTACCAGCGGGCGACGGGCTTGCTGTCTCCGTCACCTCTCGCGGGTAGCTTTCCGTATGTGAGTGGTTGCTGCATGTTGCTGTCGTCACAGACAGCTGCCAGTGATGTCTTCGACGAAACATTTTTCATGTACGGCGAGGATGTTGAGTTTAGCTACCGGCTTGCCCGGCATGGCCGTCCGGTCGCATTTGCTGCCGGTGCGCAGGTTGATCACGTAGGCGCCGGTGCCTCCGGGCTCGGCAGCGTCTTCTATGAAACGCACATGGTCGCTGCACACGTCATCCTCGCTCGCCGGCTTGCGCGACGTGGATTTGAGCGTGGAATATTCCTCTCAGGTCGGGTGGTATTTCTTACCCTGCGCGCCTCGTTACGGTCGCTGCGCTATCGATCATGGGTTCCCTGGCGAGCGCTGTCAGATGGCTGGGCCCTCGGCCAGCGCGCGCTCACGGCGGTGGACAGCAATCAATCTCGCGACCATCCCCCAGCCAATTAG
- a CDS encoding lipopolysaccharide biosynthesis protein — MTLASRLRALVPSASVLRTSMATSAVLTARLFTQAATLVLLTRALGPSGYGAFASAAAIAVMLGILPGAGAGYVLLSRIEHDDTAPRDVWSYSWPIIGIVGTLLTPIFVGLAHLAAGDACLSAGLLVLMAMSELLANPFILTLSFVMQARGRVTLSQVMQWLPLALRVAAVAIAMRFAAPDRLAAYLTLQFAGSLACAWMAWRVARLMGDLHWRPRRARGSEMRQGASYALMNLIALNPAELDKVITLRVLGAHDAGIYAATARIVGAMVTPVTALLLSVQTRLFGRSAERMGDRHRMIAQVAVAALVWGAVSMGILEASSPWLPRLFGAPYLAIAQLMHWLALAAPLISLRISAGTILVSLGRPLHRICFEVGGVAVLCAAMAWLAARHGATGAAIALIIAEGAMSLIGWGMVARLIAVHRRERALAEGPAI, encoded by the coding sequence ATGACCCTCGCCTCGCGCCTGCGAGCCCTCGTCCCTTCCGCTTCGGTGCTGCGCACCTCGATGGCGACATCCGCCGTGCTGACCGCCAGGCTGTTTACCCAAGCAGCCACCCTTGTGCTGTTAACGCGAGCGTTGGGCCCATCGGGCTACGGCGCCTTTGCATCCGCCGCTGCCATCGCAGTCATGCTCGGCATCCTCCCTGGCGCAGGGGCGGGCTACGTCCTGCTATCTCGCATCGAGCACGATGACACAGCACCCCGTGATGTATGGAGCTATTCCTGGCCAATCATCGGCATTGTCGGCACCCTGCTCACCCCAATCTTTGTCGGTCTCGCCCACCTGGCTGCAGGGGACGCCTGTCTCTCGGCTGGCCTGCTCGTACTGATGGCGATGAGCGAGCTGCTGGCCAATCCCTTCATTCTCACGCTTAGCTTTGTAATGCAGGCTCGCGGACGCGTTACCTTGAGCCAGGTAATGCAATGGCTGCCACTGGCACTCCGTGTCGCAGCGGTGGCGATCGCAATGAGATTCGCTGCACCCGACAGGCTAGCCGCCTACCTCACGCTCCAGTTTGCCGGTTCGCTAGCCTGTGCATGGATGGCGTGGCGGGTGGCGCGACTGATGGGCGACCTGCATTGGCGCCCCCGCCGCGCTCGCGGTAGTGAAATGCGCCAAGGCGCGTCGTACGCGCTGATGAACCTGATTGCTCTCAACCCGGCCGAGCTGGATAAGGTGATCACCCTGCGCGTGCTGGGTGCGCATGATGCCGGCATATATGCAGCGACCGCACGCATTGTCGGCGCCATGGTAACCCCAGTTACAGCTCTCTTGCTGTCTGTACAGACGCGCCTGTTCGGCCGAAGCGCGGAGCGCATGGGCGACCGGCACCGCATGATTGCCCAGGTTGCCGTAGCAGCCCTCGTCTGGGGCGCAGTCAGCATGGGGATCCTTGAAGCATCGAGCCCTTGGCTTCCGCGACTCTTCGGCGCTCCCTACCTGGCCATTGCGCAGCTGATGCACTGGCTCGCCCTTGCCGCCCCGCTGATCTCGCTGCGCATCAGCGCGGGCACCATCCTCGTATCCCTCGGGCGTCCGCTCCACCGGATCTGCTTCGAGGTCGGCGGCGTGGCCGTACTGTGCGCCGCCATGGCGTGGCTCGCTGCGCGTCACGGTGCCACGGGTGCGGCGATCGCGCTAATTATCGCCGAAGGGGCGATGAGTCTAATTGGCTGGGGGATGGTCGCGAGATTGATTGCTGTCCACCGCCGTGAGCGCGCGCTGGCCGAGGGCCCAGCCATCTGA
- a CDS encoding pilin: MKNIQKGFTLIELMIVVAIIAILAAIAIPQYQDYTKRSKVSEGLVLADAAKLAVAETYQSKGGWPATSAAAGYQTAKTTYVSELKVDTKGVVTITYQHIDAAGIDGKTILLTPTASQGAVQWDCNGAAGLGGGSGTVISKYLPANCRK; this comes from the coding sequence ATGAAGAACATTCAGAAAGGCTTTACCCTGATCGAACTGATGATCGTGGTTGCGATCATCGCGATCCTTGCCGCTATCGCTATCCCGCAGTACCAGGACTACACCAAGCGCTCGAAGGTGTCGGAAGGCCTGGTCCTGGCAGACGCCGCCAAGCTTGCTGTCGCTGAAACCTACCAGTCGAAGGGCGGCTGGCCGGCCACCAGCGCAGCTGCTGGCTACCAGACCGCGAAAACAACGTACGTTTCTGAGCTCAAGGTCGACACCAAGGGCGTGGTCACCATCACCTACCAGCACATTGATGCTGCCGGCATCGACGGCAAGACCATCCTCCTGACGCCGACGGCCTCTCAGGGCGCGGTCCAGTGGGATTGCAACGGCGCCGCTGGCCTGGGCGGCGGTTCGGGCACCGTCATTTCCAAGTACCTGCCGGCCAACTGCCGCAAGTAA
- a CDS encoding class I SAM-dependent methyltransferase has product MTGQIIAGNGWPGDALEPVPACPACAERAPAKIVFDDVEDVLGGVPGTWRMRECPRCSSLFLDPRPAGSGLALAYATYYTHEAPVVRAPERPASGLASMVEGYLDRRFARPDGRGNRWGYAVFRLLPPLRQQLDYFLRHLPSRHGLLLDVGSGNGEFLRRATRAGWDAYGVEPDATAANVSRTAGCDVVTSSFEAYRTSRSFDAMTLSHVIEHVADPLSALRHAHGMLAPDGMLWIATPNAKAPGRRWYGRDWRGLEVPRHTIVFTAKALCTVLHEAGFVDIRFLRRGRGARYILDQSKLTARRRGVSRIGLPSILIDLIASIWATGAEELVITARKPR; this is encoded by the coding sequence ATGACGGGTCAGATCATAGCGGGAAACGGGTGGCCGGGCGATGCGCTCGAACCCGTGCCTGCCTGTCCCGCCTGCGCGGAGCGGGCTCCCGCGAAAATTGTGTTCGATGACGTGGAAGACGTGCTCGGCGGGGTACCGGGTACATGGCGGATGCGCGAATGCCCACGCTGCTCATCGCTGTTCCTGGATCCCCGCCCGGCCGGCAGCGGACTGGCGTTGGCCTACGCCACCTATTACACGCACGAAGCCCCTGTGGTCCGTGCGCCGGAGCGACCGGCCTCCGGGCTTGCAAGCATGGTCGAGGGTTATCTTGATCGCCGCTTTGCGCGGCCCGACGGCAGAGGTAATCGCTGGGGGTATGCGGTCTTCCGCCTGCTGCCGCCGCTCCGTCAGCAACTGGACTATTTCCTTCGACATCTCCCTAGTCGCCACGGGCTTTTGCTCGACGTGGGTAGTGGAAACGGAGAGTTCCTGCGTCGCGCGACGCGCGCAGGATGGGACGCCTATGGCGTTGAACCCGATGCCACCGCCGCGAACGTGTCGCGCACGGCGGGCTGCGATGTCGTGACCTCGTCATTCGAGGCGTACCGCACTAGCCGCTCCTTCGATGCGATGACATTGTCCCACGTGATCGAGCACGTGGCCGATCCGCTTAGTGCACTGCGGCATGCGCATGGAATGCTTGCCCCCGACGGTATGTTGTGGATCGCCACGCCCAATGCCAAGGCGCCAGGGCGCCGTTGGTACGGACGCGACTGGCGTGGCCTGGAAGTACCTCGGCACACTATAGTTTTTACCGCGAAGGCCCTGTGTACCGTGCTTCATGAAGCGGGGTTCGTCGACATTCGTTTCCTCAGGCGGGGCAGGGGCGCGCGATACATCCTCGATCAATCAAAATTGACCGCCCGCCGCCGCGGAGTGTCGCGGATTGGCTTGCCCTCGATACTGATTGACCTGATTGCCTCTATATGGGCAACAGGAGCCGAAGAACTGGTGATAACGGCAAGGAAGCCTCGGTGA
- a CDS encoding ArnT family glycosyltransferase has translation MNETRTATRRPWGEAGVLLIVAVAAFLIRIWYANTTIVEDPLRGDALQYFKYAVNLVQHHVFSGAPTNVPMPPPDTFRDPGYPALMAATGAALGWGEPFYHAMLLIQAALSAATVYFYGALARRRLSFRAGLAVAVAVALWPHLISMSGYLLSETLTGFFIGAACYTLEIALRKQRPMPGLLAGASFAGAALTNAVFAPFAPLLALFALWRMPTQRRLWLCLLVASVLPVAGWMVRNATVPGSTTATSRVAMNFVQGSWPEYHEQYAAMTIDADAAETMRTIDAEFRLVARSPAEGLRAVGGRLAAAPGHYTAWYLRKPVELWGWNIGIGQGDVYVFATTHSLLAVNPVLRATSGVFFVASPLIMLAALVGAILALLRGIRCEPMLFAVASLAGYATLVYTLLQADARYATPLRGVEVLLAASAVIAACQALKARQGKLNPREESAP, from the coding sequence TTGAACGAGACACGCACCGCCACCCGCCGCCCATGGGGCGAAGCCGGGGTACTCCTGATCGTCGCCGTGGCCGCTTTTCTGATCCGGATCTGGTACGCCAATACCACCATCGTCGAGGATCCGCTGCGCGGTGATGCCCTGCAGTACTTCAAGTACGCGGTGAACCTGGTGCAGCACCACGTCTTCTCTGGCGCGCCGACCAACGTACCGATGCCGCCGCCGGATACCTTCCGCGACCCAGGCTACCCCGCGCTTATGGCCGCCACCGGCGCGGCCCTCGGATGGGGCGAGCCCTTCTATCACGCCATGCTCCTGATCCAGGCCGCGCTTTCAGCGGCCACGGTGTATTTCTACGGCGCCCTGGCGCGGCGCCGGCTTTCGTTCCGTGCCGGGCTGGCTGTCGCCGTCGCGGTGGCGTTGTGGCCACACCTGATCAGCATGTCGGGCTACCTGCTCAGCGAGACGCTCACGGGCTTCTTCATCGGCGCGGCCTGCTACACGCTGGAGATTGCGCTGCGCAAGCAGCGCCCCATGCCAGGCCTGCTTGCGGGTGCAAGTTTCGCCGGTGCAGCGCTCACCAATGCCGTATTCGCGCCGTTTGCCCCGCTGCTGGCGTTGTTTGCCCTGTGGCGGATGCCCACACAACGGCGGCTGTGGCTTTGCCTGCTGGTCGCCTCGGTATTGCCCGTGGCCGGCTGGATGGTGCGCAACGCCACGGTGCCCGGCAGCACGACGGCGACAAGCCGCGTGGCCATGAACTTCGTGCAGGGCTCCTGGCCCGAATATCACGAGCAGTACGCCGCCATGACCATCGACGCCGACGCCGCCGAGACCATGCGGACCATCGATGCGGAGTTCCGGCTGGTGGCCAGGTCCCCGGCGGAGGGCCTGCGTGCCGTGGGTGGCCGGCTTGCCGCCGCGCCCGGCCATTACACCGCCTGGTACCTGCGTAAACCGGTTGAATTGTGGGGCTGGAACATTGGCATCGGCCAGGGTGATGTGTACGTGTTCGCCACGACGCACTCCCTCCTGGCCGTCAATCCAGTGCTCCGTGCAACCAGCGGCGTCTTTTTCGTGGCCTCCCCGCTGATCATGCTGGCGGCGCTGGTGGGGGCGATCCTTGCCCTGCTGCGGGGGATTCGCTGCGAACCCATGCTGTTCGCGGTGGCCAGCCTGGCCGGTTATGCCACGCTCGTTTACACCCTGCTTCAGGCAGATGCCCGCTACGCCACGCCACTGCGCGGAGTGGAGGTGTTGCTTGCCGCGAGCGCGGTGATCGCCGCATGCCAGGCCCTTAAGGCACGGCAAGGAAAGCTGAATCCTCGCGAAGAAAGTGCCCCATAA
- a CDS encoding pilin, translated as MGKLPKGFTLVELMIVVAIIAILAAIAIPQYQDYTKRAKVSEGLLLADGAKWAVAETYGSKGVFPSTSNGAGYQTGSSTYVSQVAVMAGGVIEVTYRHIDSDVDGKTFTLTPTASNGIILWSCNGLGGFGTPGTLSAKFLPATCRS; from the coding sequence ATGGGCAAATTGCCGAAAGGCTTCACTCTCGTCGAATTGATGATAGTGGTGGCGATCATCGCCATCCTGGCTGCGATCGCCATTCCGCAATATCAGGATTACACAAAGCGAGCCAAAGTGTCCGAGGGGCTCCTGCTGGCCGATGGAGCGAAGTGGGCTGTCGCCGAGACGTATGGCTCGAAGGGCGTGTTCCCGTCAACGAGCAATGGAGCAGGCTACCAGACGGGTAGCAGCACTTACGTCAGCCAGGTGGCGGTCATGGCAGGCGGCGTCATTGAGGTCACCTACCGTCATATCGACAGCGATGTTGATGGTAAAACCTTTACGCTGACGCCAACCGCGAGCAATGGCATCATCTTATGGAGTTGCAACGGCCTAGGCGGCTTCGGCACGCCAGGCACCCTGAGCGCCAAGTTCCTGCCCGCTACATGTCGTAGCTGA
- a CDS encoding glycosyltransferase family 2 protein, with amino-acid sequence MPFITAIIPVYKEPTRALRTVLGLLACDRGPHELEIVVVDDGSGDDTAEQLRVDLKGRARVVAHNSNRGRVEARNTGMREAQGELLLFLDADCVPVDRGYLIAHAAQVGPGRCSSGVVRTTGTDFWAKYQRRAAARRLRAAGVATFTSANVMMARDDAMAVGGFDPAYRGYGFEDRDFALRLTAAGVNIAFNTGAVVTHEAPLDLSTVCAKMADAGGANSRLFSQRHPAPYAALGYASLDARMHPWLRAIHPFTEPVRRFVLRRGDGLLQTSRLPFRLRALLAGIMSGLSFLHGSADDASRIASNASR; translated from the coding sequence ATGCCCTTCATTACCGCGATCATTCCCGTCTACAAGGAGCCCACCCGGGCGCTTAGGACAGTGCTTGGCCTGCTTGCCTGCGATCGGGGTCCGCACGAGCTGGAAATCGTTGTGGTGGACGACGGCTCGGGCGACGACACCGCCGAGCAACTCCGGGTCGATCTGAAGGGCCGGGCGCGTGTTGTCGCACACAACTCCAACCGTGGACGCGTAGAGGCACGCAATACCGGCATGCGCGAAGCCCAGGGCGAGCTGCTGCTTTTCTTGGATGCCGATTGCGTGCCCGTGGATCGCGGCTATCTCATCGCCCATGCCGCACAGGTCGGGCCTGGGCGCTGCTCTTCCGGGGTGGTCCGCACGACGGGCACTGATTTCTGGGCTAAGTACCAGCGCCGAGCTGCGGCCCGTCGACTGCGCGCCGCGGGCGTCGCCACGTTTACCAGCGCCAATGTCATGATGGCACGCGACGACGCGATGGCGGTGGGTGGGTTCGACCCGGCTTACAGGGGCTATGGCTTCGAGGACCGTGATTTTGCCCTGCGGCTGACCGCGGCAGGTGTCAACATCGCGTTCAACACCGGCGCCGTCGTCACGCATGAAGCTCCCCTGGATCTTTCAACGGTCTGCGCGAAGATGGCCGATGCGGGCGGGGCCAATTCGCGCCTCTTTTCGCAGCGTCACCCAGCGCCTTACGCCGCTCTCGGTTACGCCAGCCTCGACGCAAGGATGCACCCTTGGCTGCGAGCAATCCATCCGTTCACAGAACCAGTGCGTCGTTTCGTCCTGCGCCGCGGTGATGGGCTGCTGCAGACGAGTCGGCTTCCGTTTCGACTGCGCGCACTGCTGGCCGGCATCATGTCAGGCCTGAGCTTTCTTCATGGCTCGGCGGACGATGCGTCGCGTATCGCCAGCAACGCATCACGGTAA